In Acidisarcina polymorpha, the DNA window ATCTGCAAGCCTGCCGAAACCGTTTGTTGACTCTGTGCAGCTCCGGGAGTTACTAGGTTCTGGTAAATCATGTCTTGAAACTGAAGGCGGCGCTGGCGAAAGCCGGCCGTCGAGGAATTGGCCAAGTTATTGGCGATCGTATCTAAATTCAATTGCTGGGCGCTCATACCACTCGCCGCTGTGTAGAGTGCTCGAATCATGGTGTGTCCCCTTGATTAGTAGTAACGGTCATCGAAAACTATCAAAGCCTTCTACCTACATCCACAAGAGCGGCAGCGAAGAACAGCTAGACCTTCGGCAGCTCCTCGCTTGCGGTCTTGTCAAAATCATTGTGGAAAATAGAAAGCGTCTTCTGCATCATCTCCGCTTGGCGCTGCACTAGGATCAGTTGCAGCGAGCCCTGGATGACGTCCTGATTGGACCCTTCGAGCGACCCCTGGTGAACCCTCGCTTCGCGGGAAACAAGTGCCTTAGTGGGATCGGCGACATAACGATTGACGCCCTCCGGCACCATTGGTTCGGAGGTCGGAAAGGTAAAGACGCCAAGACTGCCTACAGATGCGCCGCCGCTCGAGATTACGCCATCGGAACCGACGCTGATCTCACCCGACGGTACCAGGATCGGTTTGCCCGCTGCGTTCAAGACGGTTTCGCCAAGGCTGGTAATCAGCTGTCCGCTGCGGGAACGCTGAAAGGCCCCATCGCGGGTGTATCGAATGCCCTCCAGTCCAGGTCGGCTTTGCACCGCGAAGAAGCCGGACCCTTCAATGGCTATATCCAGCGGATTTCCGGTATGGGTGAGTGGCCCCTGACTCAAATTGATGCTGTTGCCGCCCAGAACCCCGAAGTTGTTGACCGTCTTATTCAATTGGGAGCCAAGCGCCTCCGGACCCATGATGGCGCCGCGAAAGTATTCCCTCTCGGCACGGAAGCCGGTCGTGTTGGCGTTGGCCAGATTGCTTGCCGCCGAATCCAAGGCCTCGGTCCGCGCAAGCAACCCGGAAAATGCCGCATAATAGCCGCTGTCCACTCTGACCTCCTTGTCGTCTCAGATACCCTTTTCTTTTGCAGCCCAAAACCGCGCCTTGAGGGGAGCGCTGGCTGGAAAAGCATTAAGAACGATTGACTGTGCCGCACGGGTAGAGAGCAAGTAAAGGCCCACCAAGAAGTGGGCTGGGATTAAAGTGAGTTCAGAATGGTCTGGCGGGCAGGACACCCAAGACTGAGGTAGGTAGATTTAGTGCTCGGCAAAACGGCATGAGTAGCTAGGAGGGGTAAACGCGAACTCCGACCCGTGCTCCCGCGGCCGCCGTTGCCAGTGCCGGTGCGGCCTTAAACGATGCTTCTGGAGGATCTACCGACGTCAGGGGCTTGTCCCCAGATATCGGGCGATCAGCAATCGGGACTAGCCCAGATTCGCGAAAAACTCCTTCATCCTGGCAATGCCTTCATCCACATCTCCGTGGGTGACGGCGTAAGAAAGCCGGATGTGCTCCCGAGTTCCAAAGGCCTCACCGGGGACCGTCACCACGTGCGCCTCATGCAGCAACCGGCTGGCGAGTTCGAGAGCAGTCTGCGAACCCGGCCTACCCAGGTACGCCGACACATTCGGGTATACGTAAAAGGCGCCTTCGGGGATGGTGCAAGTCAGCCCCGGAATGGTCGCCAGGCCGGCCAGCACCTGGTCACGCAGCTTCAAGTAATCGGCCCGCATCTCGGCTACGCATTCCTGGGGCCCCGTCAAAGCGGCGATTGCCGCCTTCTGCACAAACGCGGCAGTCGAGCTCGTCGACTGACTTTGAAGCTTGCTCATTGCGGCGATGATCGGCTTAGGGCCAAGCGCAAAGCCAGCGCGCCAGCCGGTCATTGCATAGCTTTTCGAGAGCGAACCGGCAACGATCACGTGCTCCTTTGTTTCAGTGAAGGACGCACCACTCACCAGCGCTCCGTTATATTGCAGGTAGATATAGCATTCATCGAGGATGAGATATACCGAACGCTGATGCGCCAGCCGCACAATCCGCTCGAGATCCGCTGGAGCAATGACCGAACCTGCAGGATTGGACGGCGAGTTCAGAATAATTGCCTTCGTCCGCGGAGTAATCAACCGCTCCACCGCCTCTGCAGAAATGCGGAAGTTCTCCGCCTCCTCAGTCCCCAGATAGACCGGCTTGCCTCCGCCATATTGAATGATGTCCTTATAGGAAACCCAGTAAGGCACCGGCAGGATTACCTCATCGCCGTGCTCGACCAGCACCTGCAATGCGTTGAAAAGCGCCAGCTTGCCGCCAGTCGTGAAGACCGCTTCATCAATGGCGAAACTCGACCCAAAATCCTGCTCGTGCCGGTCAACGATAGCTTTCCGTACTTCCGGTATTCCCGAGACCACTGTGTAGCGAGTGAAGTTGCCGTCAATTGCGGCAATAGCAGCGTCTTTGATGTGACGGGGGGTGGCGAAGTGAGGCTCTCCAGCGCCAAAGTCAACCAGTTTCGCGCCTTGAGCGCGCAGTTTGGCCGCCTCAGCGGTCACCGCCATCGTGGCCGAAACTTCAATCCGGCCGATCCGGTCGGTTAAGATCTTCTGAGCAGTCGGGGTGGTCATTGTGACTTTTATTTTTTCAGATTTCCTGTTCGAATGCGGAGTGGCGACCAGGAAATCTCAAGTTGCCGCCGGCCAGCACCAATTTGCTCTACGGAATCTGTTGATTGTCTCAGGAACTCGGTAGAATTGGCTGGTAAGTCTTGGCCGTCGATCGTTCATAATCGCGAGCCTCCCTGCAACCCTTCCTGCACGGCTCGGTTCCAAAAAAGAATTCTTCTCAGGAAAGGATCTTCCCATGACCCTCTTGCTTGTTCAGATGTCCATCGTGCTCTTGGTGGCAGTAGTCTGTGGCCGGTTAGCGCGAAAGCTTGGTCAGGCTCGCGTCGTTGGGGAGATCATCGGTGGCATCCTGATTGGGCCCTCGGTCTTTGGTCGCTTCGCGCCGCATCTCTCTGCCAACCTTTTTCCCCCGTCTTCCTTCCCCCAATTAGAGATGCTTTCTACAGTGGGTTTGGTCCTGTTCCTGTTCCTTATTGGCATGGAACTCGATTACGCGCAGCTCTATCGACAGCGCGCCACTGCAATTGCCGCCAGCGGTATGAGCATCCTGCTGCCATTTGCCATGGGCGCAATCCTGGCGCACTCTTTGAGAACTCGCTTTGCTCCGCACGGGATCGGCAACATTCCATTTGTGCTGTTCCTCGGTATCGCCATGAGCATCACCGCTTTTCCGGTGCTTGCCCGCATCCTCGAAGAACGCAATCTGCAATCATCGCCACTCGGGACGACCGCCATCCTCTGCGCGGCCGTCGATGATGTTGTGGCTTGGAGTCTGCTCGCCATTGCCCTTGCGCTGATCGGAGAGGCTGGAGGACCCGCATCGCTTCCCTCGCGTCTGATTGGCCTCGCGGCCTATCTGTTCGTTATGCTCGGGGTCATTCGACCTTTGGCCGCCAAGCTGGTGAATCGCAGGAACAATCCAGAACTCTCGCTCGAACTCCTCGGCCTGATCGTCGCCGGCGTCCTGCTCTCCGCCGCTGCTACCGATAAAATCGGCGTTCATCCCCTCTTCGGAGCCTTCCTCGCCGGCGTCTGCTTTCCACGCATTGAGCATTGGCAGATCGCCATCCGCGAACGGCTGGACATGCTCGTTTCCGTACTCTTGCTGCCGTTGTTCTTCGCCCTTACCGGAATGCGGACACGCCTTGACCTGCTGAATGGCTCCGCCATGTGGATCTGGTCGGGGATCGTGTTGGCCGCCGCCATCTTCGGCAAGATGGGAGGCGCCGTCATCGCCGCCCGGTGGACGGGCCAGTCGTGGCGCAATGCCATCGCTCTCGGCGCACTCCTCAACACCCGGGGCCTCGTCGAATTGATCGTCCTCAACATTGCCTATAACGTTGGGGCGTTCTCGCCCACGCTCTTCACCATGATGGTGGTCATGGCCCTGGTGACGACGATGTGCACTGCTCCGGTGTTGAATTTGCTGGGCATCCGGGACGGGAAAAGCAAGGCTGCTCCACTCGACCATGCCCACGCATAATGGAGTGCATGATAGCTCTTCGATGTGGAAGAGTGGAGGCTCCCGAACGATGGGCGGCTTAAGGTGGGCAGCTCGCCCACTTATTACTACGATTCTCGGCTATTCACCCGGCGCTGCAGCCGCGCGATCACGAGTTCCGGAACCAGCCCATCAACCGAACCGCCTAACTGAAAGACTTCCTTCACCAATCGCGAGCTCACAAACGAATACTTCGCCGCCGGCATGAGAAAGACGGTTTCCAATTCAGGAGCCAATCGCTGGTTCATCAATGCCATTTGCAGCTCGTACTCATAGTCACTGATGGCGCGAATGCCGCGCATGACCGCTTGCGCTTGCTGTTCACGGGCGAAGTCGACAAGCAGCCCGTCGAATGCCGCCACGGAAACGTTACCAAATCCGGCAACGCTCTCAGTCAACATCTCCACCCGTTCAGGCACACTGAAGAGCGCGTGTTTTGCGGAATTCTTCAGCACGGCAACGACCAGATGGTCGAAGATGCGAGACCCGCGCGCAATCAGGTCAAGGTGACCATGCGTCATCGGGTCGAAGCTACCGGGATAAATTGCTTTTACTTTGTCCAAAGAGAGGTTCGCTCAATCGCGATTGTACGAATGCTCTCCCCGGGACGCAATTCAGCTGCTACGACGCGCTGCCGGCCTGACGACTTCCGCAGCCGCGGCGGCTCCATTCACCGGAATTGCGGGAACCTCGCTTGCTGGCAAGTTCACCAGTCCAAGCTTCTTACGCAACTCTGTATCGATGTTGGTGAAGGTGTCGCGGTGCTCCTTCAGATATTGCCGGACGTTCTCCCGTCCCTGCCCGATGCGCTCGCCGGCGTAGCTATACCAGGCGCCGGACTTTTCGACGATATTTTGCGCCACCGCCAGGTCGAGAACATCGCCTTCGCGCGAGATTCCCTCGCCATAGAGAATGTCGAATTCCGCCTCGCGGAAGGGCGCGGCCACCTTGTTCTTCACAATCTTGACCTTGGTACGCGATCCAACCACGGCATCGCCTTCCTTCACCGCAGCGATCCGCCGGATATCGATGCGCACTGAGGAGTAAAACTTGAGCGCGCGACCGCCGGTAGTTGTCTCGGGATTCCCGAACATCACTCCGATTTTTTCGCGGATCTGATTGATGAAGATAAGACTGGTGCGCGACTTTGAGACTGTCCCGGTCAGCTTCCGCAGTGCCTGCGACATCAGTCGCGCCTGCAGGCCCATGTGCGAATCGCCCATCTCGCCATCGAGTTCCGCCTTGGGAACAAGAGCAGCGACAGAGTCCACCACCAGCACGTCGATTGCACCCGAACGGACGAGCGCTTCGGTAATCTCAAGCGCCTGTTCGCCATAGTCGGGCTGCGAAATGAGCAGGTTGTCGATATCGACGCCCAACTTACGCGCGTAAAGTGGATCGAGCGCATGTTCGGCATCCACAAACGCCGCGAGGCCTCCATGCTTCTGTGCCTCCGCGATGATTTGCAGCGTAATCGTGGTCTTGCCTGAGGACTCTGGCCCAAAGATTTCGATCACTCGGCCACGCGGAACTCCGCCAACGCCCAATGCCGCGTCGAACGAGATCGATCCGGTAGAGATCACGGAGATCGGCACGATCGCTTCTTTGCTGCCCAGGCGCATAATTGAGCCTTTGCCGAATTGCTTTTCGATTTGCGATAGCGCCAGTTCTACTGCGCGAGCCCGATCATCCGCCACGTCAAATTCTCCGATCTTCGTTTTTTCTTCGTATTCTCAATGTAGCGCATTTTGGAACGCACAGAGCAGAGAGTACCTCCGCGAGCACGTGTATTTGCGCTGTTTATAAAAATAGTTGTGGAAACTTGGACAAAGTCTAGCATTCAGTCGGGCGGGAGATGCAGAGTATCCTACGGCTGCAAGCGACTGTTGACCCGAAATGGGAGGCTCACCAATTTGCTCACCGCTTCAGCAAATCAATTGGCTCGGTTACATCTCGGATCCGAAAATATTTTGCCAGGGAGGGATGCTGTCGCGCCACCGCCTTGTACATCTCCCACGCAACCCGTCGGTAAGAGAAGTGCCCCTGCGGAGTACTCCGCAGCTCTGAGATATAAAGCGCTTCAGCAAAATCCATTTTAAACAAGGCGCGAACTCGAGTGCCTAGAGGCAAAACATATTGGGCCGAGGCATCCGCGACCTTGTTTTTCAAATTTCGATAGGTTTCATGGGCGGCTCCGATCGTAAGGCGATAGCCGGCGCCGAAGCCTGCCTCCTCCAGAAACTCGGGGAAGTCATACCCGTGCAGGTGCGTAAACGGCTGCAGGATTTGCGTACACTTGCGATGACGATGCATATCGCGAAAGCCGCCAATATCCATCAGGATGTCGAATCGCAGCGTCTGTCCGGCGGAGAATTCGCGCAGCAAATCATCGTGACGGCCGCGGTGCCGCAAGCCAAGATCGACGATCTCGTTGCGGCGCGCCTCCGGCAACTGAGTAACGCAATCCCTGATCTGCCGGTAGGAATAATGGGAAGCGCCGTAGAGCAAGGTCGCGGCGAGTTCGACTTCCAGAGGCTCGTCGCGTTCAACCAGGTCGACAACCGGAGCGGGGTCAATCGGAGCCTCTGCCATTAGTTCCTGAGCGGCTTGCTCCAACTCCCGGCGAGTCGCGAGGGCATAGTCGCTTGGAACTGCATACTTTACCAGCGTCGGCGCAACCTTCACATCGCGCGTCAGCAACTCGGCCGCTCGCGCGCCAAGTGATGGATCAGCGGCAGCGATCTCGGCTTGCAAGGCTGCAAGCTCCGCGCCGTGCACATTCCAGGCCGCTCCTGAAGCAGCATCTCGCAGCTTCTCTCCCAGCTGTCGTACTTCCTCGTGCGGATCCGAGAGCAGTCGCGAAATCTGCGTTTCGAGGGTCCGCGCATTCACTATTTGTCCCAGCGAAGTATTCGTCGCCAGCGGCAGCAGGTAGCGGGCAACATCAAATGAGCGCGCCTTCAGGGTTCGCTCATAAGCGTCGGCCTTCATCTCCTCCGGCTTCGGCGTGGTGCTCTTGAAGTACTCCAGCATCGCCTGCGAGGTTCCGTGATAGCGGCTGAACAGCAACTCGATCGCCGACGAATATTGCTCGCGGGCTTCAGTATCGAGGCCAAAGTCGGGCAGATACCAACCGCCCTTCAGGAAGTTCTGATAGCGGGTCGAGCGCTCTTGTCCATCCCAACGCTGCTCATCCACCAGGGCGATGGCCGCGAGCAGCGATAAGCGTTCAATCGCAAAGGCTACATGAGCTAAATCGGCAATTGAGCGATGCCCATACTGGAAATAGAAGGTGTTGAGAAATTGCTCGGCGCGCTGACTGCTGATCTCGCGAAGGGATTGCTTCATCGATAGCGAGGAACGCGAGTATTTCGCCATTGCGTAGGCGAGCACTTCCGGGTCGGCCCCGTGGATCGCAAAGACTTCGGTGCGATTTTCGGCGTGCTCCCCGGCGGGAGCGGCTGACGGTCCAGACGGCGTAATATGGGTGGGCATGGGCGACCTCAGAATACGGCATTCTGCTCTGTGAAAACCCGGCGGCCCTTTCCGCTTTCTTAGGAGGCAGGGTTTATCCTGCTCTTTCGGCCCAGAATAGAGAGCGGATGACTTCATCAGACGAGAACGAAATTCTCTCCAGCGTCGGACACCGTCCCTGGCCTTTGCCACAGACGCGTTGGGTGATGACCCAGCGCTGGAACGATCTGCTTTTCGCTCATTGGCCGCTGCCGGCTACCCAGATCTCCCGGCTGCTTCCGGAAGGGCTGGCGGTCGATACCTTCGACGGCTCTGCCTGGGTAGGGGTGGTGCCGTTCTGGATGGATCGGGTCCAAATTCGCGGGATGCCCCTGGTTCCGGGGGCTAATCGCTTCCCTGAACTCAACCTTCGCACCTATGTTCGCGAAGCCGACACTAACGTCGCCGGCGTCTACTTCTTCTCGCTGGATGCCGCCAACCCCGCGGCTGTCGCGGCGGCGCGCCTGTTCTTCCACCTGCCGTATTACTGGGCCAAGATGAGTATTCAGCATCAAGGCAAGGACGAATTTCACTACTCGAGTGAACGCCGGCTGAGTCGACGACCGGTGCGATTTCAGGCGCAGTATCGAGGTCTTGGACGGATGAGCAACCTCGATCAAAGCCGTCCTGGAACCATCGAGCATTTCCTCACCGAACGTTATGCTCTCTATACCACTGGTGCTCGCGGGCAGTTGCTTCGAGGCAACATCCATCACCTGCCGTGGCCGCTCGAGCTGGCCGAGGCCGAGTTTCATACCAACGAATTGCCGGCTGCCCATGGCATCGAACTGCCGGATACGGCTCCGCTTCTGCACTATGCCCGCGAACTCGTCGTGTACGTGTGGTCGCTCGACCTGGCGCCAAGCCTGTTGAAACACCCCTCCGTCGCTGCGGTTCCGGAGCCGCTTTAGGCCTATTTTGGTGCAAAAAAAAGGCCGTTTTTGCACTGCTGCAGAGAGTTCTTTGGGATTTCTGGCGCGGTTTCGATCCACTCTTCAATTGTCGACTGCAAGATCCTGAAACTGCACCGCACCTGGTGCAATTCTCTTCGTGCTTTCCGCGAGGATAAAGTGGGGGAATTCAACTGTAGGCATGGAAAGTTGATTCTCCCACTCAAGCCACAAAGATGGCTTGAATGGGGCACCCTCATCGCTGCGTGTGACCCCCTTCCTTGAGCGGGACCGCTCCTCACTGAGTTGCCACCTGCTTCGCTGAGTTGAGCCACCTGCCTCACCCCTTGGTTTCATCGAACAGGAATGATCGAGATCGATCGCCCAGATCTAGCGACGATATCGCGAATGACGATGTTTGGAGGGTTGGGATTTGATCCCTTCGCCCGTCGCTGCAGTGTGAAGAGTTTGCCGGGTAGATGCGCTACAGCGGAATAAAACTTAGCAGCGCCTTGTTTCTGCACACAGTCGCTCACACGGATTCTGTGCAGCTTGTGAACGCACCCTATTTTTCTAGCAGGAGAAGGCATGTCTACAGGAGTAAGCCGTCGTCGTTTTATTCAGACTTCGGTAGCGACGGCAGCGGTTCTTAGTGTCCCAGCAGCACGGGCTATGGAATCAGAAGAGTATGTGGAGGCTCTCGTAGTCGGCAGCGGCTTCGGAGGAGCGGTGGCATCGTTGCGTTTGGGGCAGGCTGGCGTTGAGACGGTGGTGCTGGAACGGGGCAAGCGGTGGCGCATCACGCCTGCCGGGGATACGTTCTGTGGCATTGCGACTCCGGATGGGCGCGCGGCGTGGCTGAGCGACACGACGATCCTGCCTGCGCCTCTTCCCTCATCCCCGATCGAGGTCTTCACAGGAGTTCTCGACCGTAAGGTGGGAACCGGTACGACGGCTTACCGGGGCGCTGGGGTTGGCGGTGGCTCGCTGATTTACGGTGGAATCACCTACCAGCCGACCAAAGCGCTGTTCGAGACCGTATTCCCGAGCTGCGTGAACTACGACAAGCTGGACGAGGTGTACTTTCCGCGGGTGCGCGCAATGCTGCAGGCGACTCCGATCCCGGACGATATTTTTCAGTCGGACGCGTACCTGTCCAGCCGCATCCTGGTGGAGCAGGCGGCGAAGGCGGGACTGACCTCAATCAAGCCCGATATCGCAATCGACTGGAACATTGTGCGGGAAGAGATCGCGGGCAAAAAGGTCGCTTCGATCATTGCGGGCGAGGTGTATTACGGCACGAACAGCGGAGCTAAGAACAGCCTGGACCACAATTACCTGAAGCAGGCCGAGGAGACGGGGTATGTCGAGATCAAACCACTGCATCTCGTCAATTCGATTGAGGAAGCTGACGGCGGTCGTTATCGTGTGCAGGTCAACGAGATCAACGAGCAGGGAGCGGTGTTGAGGCAGAAGAAGTTCATCTGCCGATATCTGTTTCTTGCTGCGGGTTCGCTTGGGACCCCTGAGCTTCTGCTAAGGGCGCAGTCAAACGGCACACTGCGCCACTTGAACAACACGGTGGGAAAATTCTGGGGAACGAACGGAGAGTCGACGACGGTGCTGGTTGAAGGAGTGCAAACCAACATCAGCCTCGGCTCTCCCGGCGTGATCGCGGTGCAGGACCTGAACAATCCGGTTGCACCCTTGATTCTTGAGACGTTCCAGGCGGAGCCTCTGCCCCAAGGTGTGATCTCCGTTCTTGGCCAGGGCATCAGCAAGCCGGAAGGCTTTTTCACGTACAACGAGAAGACGCAGATGGCGGACCTCTTCTGGCCGATCAACTCAATCACCAGCAAGAACAACCTGCAGGCGTTGACCAACACGTACAACCTGCTGAACCAGGCAAACGACACGGTGCTGGCGGCCCCGATCGATCAGGTAAATACAGGTCATCCGGTGGGTGGGGCGGTGATCGGGCAGACGTGCAGCCATCTCGGCGAGGTATACGGCCACCGGAACCTCTTCGTGCTGGATGGATCGCTGATTCCCGGTTCAGCGGCGTGTGCGAATCCTTCGCTGACGATCGCTGCGTTGGCAGAACAGGCGATGGACCATTTCCTCAACCAGTCGCGTAGATGGTAGATAGAAACAGCGATCGGGAAACTAGAGGGGCAGAGGCTTGCCCCACGGTTTCTCCGGTTCTGGAATGAGGTCGCTTGCCGCGGTGTGTCACCGCGTTGGTCGGGCCGGTAGTTCCGCATCCTTGTAAAAGGGCACCCCGGAGTTCTGCCGATGCGATGATGCGGACTTCAATCTCAACATGGGAAGTTCATCTACGGAGAGTGATCTACCCATTCAAGCCACAAAGATGGCTCGAATGGGGCACCTGCGCATCCCCTCTGAGGGTTTAGTCCGATTTCTTTATACTCATCAAGAAGCGTATGGGTTTGGGCGCTTGGGGAAGAGACTTTTTTGCTTATGGCTATTTCGGAAGATTTGTCGTTGACGGGGAAGATTGCTCTGGTGACGGGGGCTTCGCAGGGTATTGGACGCGCTGTCGCTTTGCGGCTGGCGGCGGAGGGTGCGACCGTGGCTCTGGCGGCCCGCAATGAGTCCAAACTGAAGGAAGTTGCGGCGGAGATTGCCGCGGGTGGTGGAGCGGCGGAGACGTTCGTGCTCGATGTGGCTAATGAGGAATCGATCAAGGCTGGCGCCAAGGCGGTGTTGGCGCGCTTTGGGCGAATCGACGTCCTGGTCAACAATGCCGGCATCACCCGGGACAACCTGCTGCTGCGGATGAAGCGTTCCGATTGGGATGACGTGC includes these proteins:
- a CDS encoding cation:proton antiporter — its product is MTLLLVQMSIVLLVAVVCGRLARKLGQARVVGEIIGGILIGPSVFGRFAPHLSANLFPPSSFPQLEMLSTVGLVLFLFLIGMELDYAQLYRQRATAIAASGMSILLPFAMGAILAHSLRTRFAPHGIGNIPFVLFLGIAMSITAFPVLARILEERNLQSSPLGTTAILCAAVDDVVAWSLLAIALALIGEAGGPASLPSRLIGLAAYLFVMLGVIRPLAAKLVNRRNNPELSLELLGLIVAGVLLSAAATDKIGVHPLFGAFLAGVCFPRIEHWQIAIRERLDMLVSVLLLPLFFALTGMRTRLDLLNGSAMWIWSGIVLAAAIFGKMGGAVIAARWTGQSWRNAIALGALLNTRGLVELIVLNIAYNVGAFSPTLFTMMVVMALVTTMCTAPVLNLLGIRDGKSKAAPLDHAHA
- the recA gene encoding recombinase RecA codes for the protein MADDRARAVELALSQIEKQFGKGSIMRLGSKEAIVPISVISTGSISFDAALGVGGVPRGRVIEIFGPESSGKTTITLQIIAEAQKHGGLAAFVDAEHALDPLYARKLGVDIDNLLISQPDYGEQALEITEALVRSGAIDVLVVDSVAALVPKAELDGEMGDSHMGLQARLMSQALRKLTGTVSKSRTSLIFINQIREKIGVMFGNPETTTGGRALKFYSSVRIDIRRIAAVKEGDAVVGSRTKVKIVKNKVAAPFREAEFDILYGEGISREGDVLDLAVAQNIVEKSGAWYSYAGERIGQGRENVRQYLKEHRDTFTNIDTELRKKLGLVNLPASEVPAIPVNGAAAAAEVVRPAARRSS
- a CDS encoding flagellar hook-basal body protein, coding for MDSGYYAAFSGLLARTEALDSAASNLANANTTGFRAEREYFRGAIMGPEALGSQLNKTVNNFGVLGGNSINLSQGPLTHTGNPLDIAIEGSGFFAVQSRPGLEGIRYTRDGAFQRSRSGQLITSLGETVLNAAGKPILVPSGEISVGSDGVISSGGASVGSLGVFTFPTSEPMVPEGVNRYVADPTKALVSREARVHQGSLEGSNQDVIQGSLQLILVQRQAEMMQKTLSIFHNDFDKTASEELPKV
- a CDS encoding pyridoxal phosphate-dependent aminotransferase, with product MTTPTAQKILTDRIGRIEVSATMAVTAEAAKLRAQGAKLVDFGAGEPHFATPRHIKDAAIAAIDGNFTRYTVVSGIPEVRKAIVDRHEQDFGSSFAIDEAVFTTGGKLALFNALQVLVEHGDEVILPVPYWVSYKDIIQYGGGKPVYLGTEEAENFRISAEAVERLITPRTKAIILNSPSNPAGSVIAPADLERIVRLAHQRSVYLILDECYIYLQYNGALVSGASFTETKEHVIVAGSLSKSYAMTGWRAGFALGPKPIIAAMSKLQSQSTSSTAAFVQKAAIAALTGPQECVAEMRADYLKLRDQVLAGLATIPGLTCTIPEGAFYVYPNVSAYLGRPGSQTALELASRLLHEAHVVTVPGEAFGTREHIRLSYAVTHGDVDEGIARMKEFFANLG
- the coaD gene encoding pantetheine-phosphate adenylyltransferase, producing the protein MDKVKAIYPGSFDPMTHGHLDLIARGSRIFDHLVVAVLKNSAKHALFSVPERVEMLTESVAGFGNVSVAAFDGLLVDFAREQQAQAVMRGIRAISDYEYELQMALMNQRLAPELETVFLMPAAKYSFVSSRLVKEVFQLGGSVDGLVPELVIARLQRRVNSRES
- a CDS encoding GMC oxidoreductase, yielding MSTGVSRRRFIQTSVATAAVLSVPAARAMESEEYVEALVVGSGFGGAVASLRLGQAGVETVVLERGKRWRITPAGDTFCGIATPDGRAAWLSDTTILPAPLPSSPIEVFTGVLDRKVGTGTTAYRGAGVGGGSLIYGGITYQPTKALFETVFPSCVNYDKLDEVYFPRVRAMLQATPIPDDIFQSDAYLSSRILVEQAAKAGLTSIKPDIAIDWNIVREEIAGKKVASIIAGEVYYGTNSGAKNSLDHNYLKQAEETGYVEIKPLHLVNSIEEADGGRYRVQVNEINEQGAVLRQKKFICRYLFLAAGSLGTPELLLRAQSNGTLRHLNNTVGKFWGTNGESTTVLVEGVQTNISLGSPGVIAVQDLNNPVAPLILETFQAEPLPQGVISVLGQGISKPEGFFTYNEKTQMADLFWPINSITSKNNLQALTNTYNLLNQANDTVLAAPIDQVNTGHPVGGAVIGQTCSHLGEVYGHRNLFVLDGSLIPGSAACANPSLTIAALAEQAMDHFLNQSRRW
- a CDS encoding YqjF family protein, encoding MTSSDENEILSSVGHRPWPLPQTRWVMTQRWNDLLFAHWPLPATQISRLLPEGLAVDTFDGSAWVGVVPFWMDRVQIRGMPLVPGANRFPELNLRTYVREADTNVAGVYFFSLDAANPAAVAAARLFFHLPYYWAKMSIQHQGKDEFHYSSERRLSRRPVRFQAQYRGLGRMSNLDQSRPGTIEHFLTERYALYTTGARGQLLRGNIHHLPWPLELAEAEFHTNELPAAHGIELPDTAPLLHYARELVVYVWSLDLAPSLLKHPSVAAVPEPL
- a CDS encoding FAD-dependent thymidylate synthase yields the protein MPTHITPSGPSAAPAGEHAENRTEVFAIHGADPEVLAYAMAKYSRSSLSMKQSLREISSQRAEQFLNTFYFQYGHRSIADLAHVAFAIERLSLLAAIALVDEQRWDGQERSTRYQNFLKGGWYLPDFGLDTEAREQYSSAIELLFSRYHGTSQAMLEYFKSTTPKPEEMKADAYERTLKARSFDVARYLLPLATNTSLGQIVNARTLETQISRLLSDPHEEVRQLGEKLRDAASGAAWNVHGAELAALQAEIAAADPSLGARAAELLTRDVKVAPTLVKYAVPSDYALATRRELEQAAQELMAEAPIDPAPVVDLVERDEPLEVELAATLLYGASHYSYRQIRDCVTQLPEARRNEIVDLGLRHRGRHDDLLREFSAGQTLRFDILMDIGGFRDMHRHRKCTQILQPFTHLHGYDFPEFLEEAGFGAGYRLTIGAAHETYRNLKNKVADASAQYVLPLGTRVRALFKMDFAEALYISELRSTPQGHFSYRRVAWEMYKAVARQHPSLAKYFRIRDVTEPIDLLKR